From the genome of Malus domestica chromosome 04, GDT2T_hap1, one region includes:
- the LOC103433420 gene encoding transcription factor AS1 (The RefSeq protein has 8 substitutions compared to this genomic sequence) has protein sequence MKERQRWSAEEDALLRAYVKQYGPREWNLVSQRMNTPLDRDAKSCLERWKNYLKPGIKKGSLTEEEQRLVICLQAKHGNKWKKIAAEVPGRTAKRLGKWWEVFKEKPPREPKTRKIPDPIVEGKYDTILETFAEKLVKERAPTYLMATSNGAYLHTETSSPAPTILPPWLSNSNVSPNVRPPSPSVTLSLSPTVAPSPPIPWLQQDRGSDGSFVVGNLPHHGVVPACGENLVISELVECSRELEEMHRAWAAHKKEASWRLRRVELQLDSEKACRRREKMEEIEAKVKALREEQKAALDRIEAEYREQLAGLRRDAEAKEQKLAEQWAAKHLRLSQFLEQMGGRPRIVEPNGR, from the coding sequence ATGAAGGAGAGACAGCGTTGGAGTGCTGAAGAGGACGCTTTGTTACGTGCATATGTGAAGCAATATGGACCAAGGGAGTGGAACCTTGTATCGCAGCGCATGAACACACCCCTAGACAGGGATGCTAAATCTTGCTTAGAAAGGTGGAAGAATTATCTCAAACCCGGCATTAAGAAAGGATCCCTAACTGAAGAGGAGCAGCGCCTTGTCATTTGTCTTCAAGCCAAACACGGTAATAAGTGGAAGAAAATTGCTGCTGAAGTCCCTGGTCGTACGGCTAAGAGATTGGGAAAGTGGTGGGAAGTGTTCAAAGAGAAGCAGCAAAGAGaacagaagaacaagaagataaCTGACCCTATTGTGGAGGGTAAATACGATACAATACTTGAAACTTTTGCCGAGAAGTTGGTGAAGGAGCGTGCGCCAACCTATCTCATGGCTACTTCAAACGGGGCCTATCTTCATACGGAAACATCTTCTCCAGCGCCAACGATTCTTCCTCCTTGGCTTTCTAATTCCAGTGTGTCCCCCAATGTGAGGCCACCATCTCCTTCTGTTACCCTGAGTCTGTCCCCGACAGTGGCACCCTCTCCGCCAATCCCTTGGCTGCAGCAGGATCGAGGATCAGATGGTAGTTTTGTTGTGGGAAATTTGCCACATCATGGTGTAGTTCCCGCTTGTGGGGAGAACCTAGTGATATCTGAGTTGGTGGAGTGCTCCAGAGAGTTGGAGGAAATGCACCGTGCTTGGGCAGTGCATAAGAAGGAAGCTTCGTGGAGGTTAAGAAGGGTGGAGTTGCAACTGGATTCGGAGAAGGCTTGTCGGAGGAGGGAGAAGATGGAAGAGATTGAAGCCAAGGTGAAGGCTCTAAGGGAAGAGCAGAAGGCTGCTCTAGACAGGATCGAAGCAGAATACAGGGAACAGTTAGCAGGGCTAAGGAGGGATGCAGAAGCAAAGGAGCAGAAGTTGGCTGAGCAATGGGCCGCGAAGCATTTGCGTCTCTCCCAGTTTCTCGAGCAGATGGGAGGCAGACCAAGGATTGTTGAGCCTAACGGCCGGTGA
- the LOC103433420 gene encoding transcription factor AS1 isoform X1, with translation MKERQRWSAEEDALLRAYVKQYGPREWNLVSQRMNTPLDRDAKSCLERWKNYLKPGIKKGSLTEEEQRLVICLQAKHGNKWKKIAAEVPGRTAKRLGKWWEVFKEKQQREQKNKKITDPIVEGKYDTILETFAEKLVKERAPTYLMATSNGAYLHTETSSPAPTILPPWLSNSSVSPNVRPPSPSVTLSLSPTVAPSPPIPWLQQDRGSDGSFVVGNLPHHGVVPACGENLVISELVECSRELEEMHRAWAVHKKEASWRLRRVELQLDSEKACRRREKMEEIEAKVKALREEQKAALDRIEAEYREQLAGLRRDAEAKEQKLAEQWAAKHLRLSQFLEQMGGRPRIVEPNGR, from the coding sequence ATGAAGGAGAGACAGCGTTGGAGTGCTGAAGAGGACGCTTTGTTACGTGCATATGTGAAGCAATATGGACCAAGGGAGTGGAACCTTGTATCGCAGCGCATGAACACACCCCTAGACAGGGATGCTAAATCTTGCTTAGAAAGGTGGAAGAATTATCTCAAACCCGGCATTAAGAAAGGATCCCTAACTGAAGAGGAGCAGCGCCTTGTCATTTGTCTTCAAGCCAAACACGGTAATAAGTGGAAGAAAATTGCTGCTGAAGTCCCTGGTCGTACGGCTAAGAGATTGGGAAAGTGGTGGGAAGTGTTCAAAGAGAAGCAGCAAAGAGaacagaagaacaagaagataaCTGACCCTATTGTGGAGGGTAAATACGATACAATACTTGAAACTTTTGCCGAGAAGTTGGTGAAGGAGCGTGCGCCAACCTATCTCATGGCTACTTCAAACGGGGCCTATCTTCATACGGAAACATCTTCTCCAGCGCCAACGATTCTTCCTCCTTGGCTTTCTAATTCCAGTGTGTCCCCCAATGTGAGGCCACCATCTCCTTCTGTTACCCTGAGTCTGTCCCCGACAGTGGCACCCTCTCCGCCAATCCCTTGGCTGCAGCAGGATCGAGGATCAGATGGTAGTTTTGTTGTGGGAAATTTGCCACATCATGGTGTAGTTCCCGCTTGTGGGGAGAACCTAGTGATATCTGAGTTGGTGGAGTGCTCCAGAGAGTTGGAGGAAATGCACCGTGCTTGGGCAGTGCATAAGAAGGAAGCTTCGTGGAGGTTAAGAAGGGTGGAGTTGCAACTGGATTCGGAGAAGGCTTGTCGGAGGAGGGAGAAGATGGAAGAGATTGAAGCCAAGGTGAAGGCTCTAAGGGAAGAGCAGAAGGCTGCTCTAGACAGGATCGAAGCAGAATACAGGGAACAGTTAGCAGGGCTAAGGAGGGATGCAGAAGCAAAGGAGCAGAAGTTGGCTGAGCAATGGGCCGCGAAGCATTTGCGTCTCTCCCAGTTTCTCGAGCAGATGGGAGGCAGACCAAGGATTGTTGAGCCTAACGGCCGGTGA